Genomic segment of Pararhodobacter zhoushanensis:
CCGACCATGCGCCCGACTTCGCGCGCCCAGAGACCGCCGGCGTTCACCACATGCTCGCACCGGATGGTGCCGTTGACGGTGTGCAGGGTCCACATGCCATCGGGGTCTTGGGTGATGTCCTTGACCGGGTTGCGCAATTCGATCTCGGCGCCCAGCACTTTGGCTGCCTTGGCATAGGCGTGGGTGGTGCCGGACGGATCAAGGTGGCCCTCGACCGGGTCCCACAACGCGCCGACGAACTGCGTCTCGTCCATCAGCGGGAACATCGCCTTGGCCTCGGACGGGGTGATCAGCTCGGTCTCCATCCCCAGCGCGCGGCCGCGCGCATGGGTCATGCGCAGGAAGTTCATGCGCTCGGGGCTGTCGGCCATCATCACCCCGCCGGTCAGGTGCAGCCCGCAGGACTGGCCGCTGATGCGCTCGAGCTCCTCGTACAGCGACACCGTATAGGCCTGCAGCCGCGCCACATTGGGGTCGCCGTTCAGCGTATGAAATCCGCCCGCCGCGTGCCAGCTGGACCCCGAGGTCAGTTCCGAGCGCTCGATCAGCAGCACGTCCTTCCAGCCGGCCTTGGCCAGATGGAACAGCACCGAGCAGCCGACGACGCCGCCCCCGATCACTACGGCCCGATAGGTTCGCGTCATGCGTCTCTCCCTGCGGCTACCGGGTGGCAGCCCATGCTGAATAGGTGTTGTCTCAGAATGTCCGCCGTCTGCGGATCGGTCGCGCGGCTGGTGACATAGGGCAGGCCCGGGCGCTCGGCCGTCCAGCCGACGACGCGCAGACCGATCGCGTTCACCTCGACCCGCCGCGCCAGATCCCATGAGCGGCAATCGACAGCGGCAACATCGGCGCGGCCCTGTGCCACGGCGATGACCGAGCCGCGATGGCCGCCGGTGTCGAGGACATCCTCGGCCAGCACCAGCGGGTCCGCGCCCAGATCGGCCTCGAGCGCCAGATAGCCCGACAGCGACTCGCGCCCGTTGAGGCCAAAGCGTTGCCCGTCGAGCAGGCCATCGGGCAGCTCGGCATCGGGATGGTCGGGCACGGGCACATCGGCGGTCAGGCCAAGGTCCAGCGCCGTCTCGGCCCGCGCGATCACGGCTGAACGGTAGAACGGCCCGCGTCCCCCCAGAAATGCGGAATAATCCGGCTGCGCCAGTGGCAGCAGATGCGCGATCAGCCCCAGACCCAGCGGCCCCCAGCAGGTCTGGCTGAACACCAGCGCCGGGTCGCGCCAATAGGCGTCGATCGCGCCCCAGTCGGGTGCAGTGATCTCGTCGGGCAACGCAAGGCCGCGCGCACGCGCGCCGTCGCGGATCTGTGCCCAAAGGCCAAGGGTCTCATCGCGAACCTCGGGCCAGTCGTACATTGGCAGGCTGGCGAGCAGGGTCGTCCCGGTCATACCTGCCCCGGCTCGCGGCGCAGCGTGGGATGGGCGACGGGCTCTTTCGCCGTCAGACCCCAGCGACGCCAGAGCGCCAGATAATTGGGAAACACATAGCCTCCGTTGAGCTGCTGCCATTCCTCGCGCCGCTCGGCGTAGAGCCGGGGCAAGGCGTACCACGGGGCCGAGGGCAGTTTATGGTGCACGATATGCAGGTTGTTGTGCAAGTAGAGCCAGGCGAGCGGCGAGCGCTCGACAATGATCGTGCGACCCTCGGGGGTTTCGTGCCAGCGGTGCTCGGCAAAGCTGCGCAGGGCGATCAGCCCCAGACCGGGCCAGCAGACGGCGACGACATAGAGCCAAAGGGGTACGCCCATCGCCCAGACCAGCGCGAGGATCAGCGCGGCGGCAGGCAGATGGATCGCCCAGGCCAGCCGTACGCCATGGGCATCGGCGCGGATCTGGCGCAGCTCATCGGCGTAGAAGCCAACAGCGACAAGCCACGGCCCCAGCGTGACACGGCCCAACAGGGTGTTGTTCAGCCGCAGCAGGTATTGCAGCCAGCCGGGCAAGGCATCGAATTGCCAATGTGCGCGGTAATAGGTCTCGGGGTCGTCGAAAGGATCGGTCAGCCGCGTGTCGTGGTGGTGCGCCAGATGCGAGGCCTTGTAGCGCCGGTACGGATAGGCCAGCGAGAGCGGCAGCGTGACCAGCGCCTCGTTGACCAGGCGTTTGCGGGTGGGATGGCCGTGCAGGCATTCGTGCACCAGCGACGAATGCAGCGCCGCGCCAAGCGCCATCAGGGCCAGCGCGAGGATGGGCACCAAGGGCCAAAGCCAGAACCCGGCAAGCAGCCAGCCGCCATAACACAGGGCGATTAACCCTAAAGTGGGCCATTCCAGACGCATCACGACTCTCATTGTGGACATGGACAGGAGTGTCCACCTTCACCGCCCATCGAACAAGGCGCGTTTGCGCGTCACCGCCGACCCCGATTGACGTTTGCAGTCACGTTTGTTTACTAAAGACAACAGATCAGGACTGTATCATGGGTAAACGAGAGACCGCCGCGCTGTTCCGCACCCGCCTGTCCCAGCTGCAGACGCAGTCGGGGATGACACAATCGGGTTTCGCCGAAGAGATCGGCATTGACCGCTCGGCGCTGTCACAACTGACCTCGGGCCAGAACCCGCGCCTGCCCCGCGCCGAAACGCTGCTGGCGCTGGCCGCGCGGTTTCAGGTCTCGGCGGATTGGCTGCTGGGGCTGACCGATGATCGCGGGATCGCGACGCAGGTGCTCAACACGGTGGAAACCGAACAGGCGCTGGACGAGGAAAACCGCACCGCCATGGAGCGGTGGCATACGGATGCCACCGGTCAGAAGGTGCGCTATGTTCCCGCCTGGCTGCCCGATCTGATGCGCACCCCGGCCGTGATCGCCTTTCAGGCGGCCAGCTCCGAGCAGGAGCGCCGCCGCCTGCAACGCCAGACCGACCGGCGGCTGATGGTGTCGCGGATGCCGGAAAGCGACATCGAAATGTGCATGCCCCTGCAATCCCTGGAGGTTTTCGCACAGGGGCGCGGCAACTGGACCGGCATCAGCGCCGAAACCCGGGCCGAGCAATTGTCCCACATCGCCAACACGCTGGACGAACTCTACCCCGCGTTCCGCATGTATCTTTTCGACGGCCGCAAACGCTTTGCCCCGCCGATGACGATCTTTGGCTACCAGCGCGCGGCGGTCTATGCGGGCGAGACATACCTGCTGGTGCGCTCGAAACCGCTGGTGCGCGATCTGGCGCAGGGGTTTGACGCGCATATCCGCCACGCCGAAGTGCATGCGCATGAAGCCGCCAGCTGGGTCCGGGCATTGCGCGTGACATGAACGGCGCAAGGGGGGCCTTCTGCCCCCCTCTTCGGCTGACGCCGAATTCACCCCCCGAGGATATTTGAAGAGCAAAGAAAGCGCGGTTAACGACTTCTTAATGCGCCCTCTTTGCTCTGAAAATATCCACCAGGGGGTCCGGGGGACGCGTGCGTCCCCCGGGGCTTGCCGCCCCGCGCGGCGCCAACAGTCTTTTGCGCTGCGATTTCGCGCAACGCCGATGCTCACAAGACTGCTCTTGCCCGGCGCCGCGGCGCGGCACTAGGCTGCGCCAGAGGCAGCGGAGATGGCCATGACGGATCAGAGCGCAGGACGCAAAAGCGCAGCGGTGG
This window contains:
- a CDS encoding phosphate/phosphite/phosphonate ABC transporter substrate-binding protein, yielding MTGTTLLASLPMYDWPEVRDETLGLWAQIRDGARARGLALPDEITAPDWGAIDAYWRDPALVFSQTCWGPLGLGLIAHLLPLAQPDYSAFLGGRGPFYRSAVIARAETALDLGLTADVPVPDHPDAELPDGLLDGQRFGLNGRESLSGYLALEADLGADPLVLAEDVLDTGGHRGSVIAVAQGRADVAAVDCRSWDLARRVEVNAIGLRVVGWTAERPGLPYVTSRATDPQTADILRQHLFSMGCHPVAAGRDA
- a CDS encoding fatty acid desaturase, encoding MSTMRVVMRLEWPTLGLIALCYGGWLLAGFWLWPLVPILALALMALGAALHSSLVHECLHGHPTRKRLVNEALVTLPLSLAYPYRRYKASHLAHHHDTRLTDPFDDPETYYRAHWQFDALPGWLQYLLRLNNTLLGRVTLGPWLVAVGFYADELRQIRADAHGVRLAWAIHLPAAALILALVWAMGVPLWLYVVAVCWPGLGLIALRSFAEHRWHETPEGRTIIVERSPLAWLYLHNNLHIVHHKLPSAPWYALPRLYAERREEWQQLNGGYVFPNYLALWRRWGLTAKEPVAHPTLRREPGQV
- a CDS encoding helix-turn-helix domain-containing protein, whose amino-acid sequence is MGKRETAALFRTRLSQLQTQSGMTQSGFAEEIGIDRSALSQLTSGQNPRLPRAETLLALAARFQVSADWLLGLTDDRGIATQVLNTVETEQALDEENRTAMERWHTDATGQKVRYVPAWLPDLMRTPAVIAFQAASSEQERRRLQRQTDRRLMVSRMPESDIEMCMPLQSLEVFAQGRGNWTGISAETRAEQLSHIANTLDELYPAFRMYLFDGRKRFAPPMTIFGYQRAAVYAGETYLLVRSKPLVRDLAQGFDAHIRHAEVHAHEAASWVRALRVT